One segment of Drosophila ananassae strain 14024-0371.13 chromosome 3R, ASM1763931v2, whole genome shotgun sequence DNA contains the following:
- the LOC123257341 gene encoding uncharacterized protein LOC123257341, producing the protein MHYSGSSWLVSSWVSGRLGPGNQCGKLGVGWWSGGHHHGQPSVGCVSSEESPCGHWFSDLCFPLLHLAVVASLGPAIFMVGASYAGCDRVLVVVIFTIFMGLISI; encoded by the exons ATGCATTACTCCGGCTCATCGTGGCTTGTGTCCTCATGGGTCTCTGGCCGCCTGGGTCCCGGCAACCAATGCGGTAAACTGGGTGTTGGGTGGTGGTCTGGTGGGCATCATCATGGCCAACCTTCTGTGGGATGTGTTTCTTCGGAGGAGTCACCTTGTGGTCATTGGTTTAGTGATCTTT GCTTTCCTCTGCTACACCTAGCTGTCGTCGCATCCCTTGGTCCGGCCATTTTCATGGTGGGCGCCTCCTATGCCGGCTGTGATCGTGTCCTTGTCGTCGTTATCTTCACCATCTTCATGGGTCTTATATCCATCTGA
- the LOC6497111 gene encoding myotubularin-related protein 2, with the protein MDPSASAVDKLASKTASSNSLDSSSKSSSLGSKHGGGENGILRDTPFVYLDGEEDQDQKNDVTHVCPYRGPVFGALTITNYRLYFRSLPLRDQEPPVIVDVPLGVIARVEKIGGATSRGENSYGIEIFCKDMRNLRFAHKQQNHSRRTVFEKLQANAFPLSYSGRLFAFAHAAANAVNGNGGWDGWAVYEPLAELRRLGVPNDMWRATKINESYAVCDSYPAVWAVPKAASDDFLRRVAQFRSRCRLPVLSWMNPRTQATITRCSQPLVGVSGKRNADDETYLSYIMEANAQSDKLTIMDARPSANAIANKAKGGGYESEDAYKIVEINFLDIHNIHVMRESLRKVKEACFPTTDDSKWQTAIDNTLWLKHIRCILAGAVRIVDKVETLSTSVVVHCSDGWDRTAQLTALSMLLLDPYYRTVRGFEVLIEKEWLSFGHKFQQRVGHGDNKHSDADRSPVFLQFIDCVWQVSQQYSNAFEFNEHFLITIVDHLYSCRFGTFLCNTEAERVAEDLKHKTVSLWTHINSSLDQYLNPLFPSFTHGPELVLRPNASVRTLRLWKGLYCRWNPGLSAPQHGFLRTRELLSRQDQLFKQVNELRLKLTNRSNSMQTTTRLASPMH; encoded by the exons ATGGATCCCAGCGCGAGCGCAGTCGACAAGTTGGCCTCAAAGACGGCCAGCAGCAACTCGCTGGACAGCAGCTCCAAGTCCAGTTCCCTGGGCTCCAAGCACGGAGGCGGAGAGAATGGGATATTGCGCGACACGCCCTTTGTTTACTTGGACGGCGAagaggaccaggaccagaagAACGATGTGACCCACGTCTGCCCCTACCGCGGGCCGGTCTTTGGGGCTCTGACCATTACCAACTACCGCCTGTACTTCCGGTCGCTTCCGCTGCGTGACCAGGAGCCCCCCGTAATAGTAGATGTTCCTCTGGGTGTGATAGCGAGGGTGGAGAAAATCGGAGGCGCCACGTCCAGAGGCGAGAACTCATATGGCATTGAAATTTTCTGCAAGGATATGCGAAACCTGCGCTTCGCCCACAAACAGCAGAATCACTCGCGCAGGACGGTGTTCGAGAAGCTGCAGGCCAATGCTTTCCCGCTGTCCTACAGCGGTCGACTCTTCGCCTTTGCGCACGCAGCGGCCAATGCCGTAAATGGAAACGGTGGCTGGGACGGCTGGGCAGTCTACGAGCCGCTGGCTGAGCTGCGGCGCCTGGGTGTGCCGAATGATATGTGGCGGGCGACCAAGATAAACGAATCGTACGCGGTTTGCGATAGCTATCCGGCCGTGTGGGCTGTTCCCAAAGCTGCatctgatgattttctacgtCGAGTGGCTCAGTTCCGTTCCCGATGCCGCCTTCCAGTGCTCTCGTGGATGAATCCCCGGACGCAGGCAACCATAACACGATGCTCCCAGCCTCTGGTTGGTGTGAGTGGCAAGCGAAATGCGGACGACGAAACCTATCTTAGCTATATTATGGAGGCCAACGCCCAATCGGATAAACTGACCATCATGGACGCACGTCCCAGCGCCAATGCCATCGCCAACAAAGCCAAGGGAGGCGGCTATGAATCGGAAGATGCCTACAAGATTGTGGAAATCAATTTTCTGGATATTCACAATATCCACGTAATGCGGGAGAGTCTTCGCAAGGTGAAGGAGGCCTGCTTTCCCACCACAGACGACTCGAAGTGGCAGACGGCCATCGACAACACCCTGTGGCTGAAACACATCCGTTGCATCCTCGCTGGCGCCGTTAGAATTGTTGACAAGGTCGAGACCTTGAGTACCTCGGTCGTGGTGCACTGCTCGGACGGCTGGGATCGCACTGCCCAGCTTACTGCCTTATCCATGTTGCTGCTCGATCCCTACTACCGTACAGTTCGGGGCTTCGAGGTTTTGATCGAGAAGGAGTGGCTCTCCTTCGGCCATAAGTTCCAGCAGCGAGTGGGCCATGGCGACAACAAGCACTCAGATGCGGACCGCTCGCCAGTATTTCTTCAGTTTATAGACTGTGTTTGGCAGGTCAGTCAGCAGTACAGCAACGCCTTCGAGTTCAACGAGCACTTCCTCATAACCATCGTGGATCATCTGTACTCCTGCCGGTTCGGCACGTTTCTCTGCAACACTGAAGCCGAACGGGTAGCCGAAG ACTTGAAACACAAAACCGTATCTCTGTGGACCCACATTAACTCCTCTCTGGATCAGTATTTGAACCCCCTGTTTCCATCGTTTACTCATGGACCGGAGCTGGTTCTGCGGCCCAACGCCAGTGTGCGAACGCTGCGATTGTGGAAGGGTCTGTATTGCCGGTGGAACCCAGGCCTGAGTGCTCCCCAGCATGGCTTCCTGCGCACACGAGAGCTTCTCTCCAGGCAGGATCAGCTCTTCAAGCAAGTCAACGAGCTGCGGCTCAAGCTAACCAATCGCAGCAACAGCATGCAGACAACGACTCGATTGGCATCGCCCATGCACTAA
- the LOC6497112 gene encoding beta-1,3-glucosyltransferase, which translates to MLSHRVAMTVESHVVLWFLCFISCGLGSPEGDPSREVLLVIACPPYPRHAQAECFSLLENIQVQHLQMEQAGTVPGDYVLNVHVMHELFNYWTVLDALPHLGGQTRLIKAHTEWIIWCQYNTHVASLRDLLEQLRRQNPAELAYYGHALYDTEATIVHHFAHYKNPQWFPYPMLRAGIIFTGVLLRRLVELTAPNAHNSSRPSEFSIDASHELARFIFDNLSQDPRHGAAMSGKIILKNAAYICPTAGARKSSEIVTRVAPPPPCAMHAASEEPSGWLPSTLGHRKERCFHTTGSHIYFAIKTCAKFHKERIPIVERTWAGDARNRRYYSDVADVSIPTISTGIPNVQTGHCAKTMAILQLSLKDIGQQMDIRWLMLVDDDTLLSVPRLSELLSYHDHRELMYLGQRYGYRLHAPDGFNYHTGGAGILLSLPLVRLVVERCSCPSDNAPDDMILGYCLQALGVAAVPVAGMHQARPQDYACELLQLQPPVSFHKFWNMEPEQTYRQWLHGGSSGGNRSAPLGVAKPRLHPNDAAQLLLPGGGEMYPLDSHDKHLDL; encoded by the exons ATGTTGTCGCACCGCGTGGCAATGACTGTTGAAAGTCATGTGGTTCTgtggtttttgtgttttataagCTGTGGTCTTGGCTCTCCTGAGGGGGATCCCTCTCGGGAAGTGCTCCTGGTTATCGCCTGTCCGCCGTATCCACGTCATGCCCAGGCAGAGTGCTTCAGCTTATTAGAAAACATTCAAGTCCAGCATCTGCAAATGGAACAGGCTGGGACGGTCCCCGGGGATTATGTCCTTAATGTGCATGTGATGCACGAGCTTTTCAATTACTGGACAGTGCTGGACGCACTGCCTCATTTGGGAGGCCAGACACGTCTCATAAAGGCGCACACGGAATGGATTATTTGGTGTCAATACAACACACATGTGGCTTCCCTGCGCGACCTGCTCGAGCAACTTCGTCGCCAAAACCCGGCGGAG CTTGCTTATTATGGACACGCCCTGTATGATACGGAGGCCACCATTGTCCATCACTTTGCCCATTATAAGAACCCGCAGTGGTTTCCGTATCCAATGCTCAGAGCCGGAATTATTTTCACAGGTGTCTTGCTACGAAG GCTTGTGGAGCTTACTGCCCCTAATGCCCACAACAGTAGCCGTCCCAGCGAGTTCTCCATCGATGCATCTCATGAGCTGGCGCGCTTCATTTTCGACAACTTGTCGCAGGACCCGCGGCACGGAGCTGCCATGTCTGGGAAAATCATTCTGAAAAATGCCGCCTACATTTGTCCCACGGCTGGGGCAAGGAAATCCTCGGAGATTGTGACCAGAGtcgctcctcctcctccatgtGCAATGCATGCAGCATCGGAGGAGCCATCTGGCTGGCTGCCCTCGACTCTGGGGCATCGGAAGGAGCGCTGT TTTCATACAACAGGATCACATATATATTTCGCAATCAAAACCTGTGCGAAATTCCATAAGGAACGAATTCCGATAGTCGAACGCACCTGGGCAGGCGACGCCAGGAACCGGAGATACTACAGCGACGTGGCAG ACGTCAGCATACCGACAATCAGCACTGGCATACCGAACGTCCAGACAGGACATTGTGCCAAAACAATGGCAATTTTACAATTATCCCTCAAGGATATCGGCCAGCAAATGGACATACGCTGGCTCATGCTCGTCGACGATGATACGCTGCTGAG TGTGCCCCGGCTAAGTGAACTGTTGAGCTACCACGACCACAGGGAGCTCATGTATCTGGGACAGCGCTACGGCTACCGCCTGCATGCCCCGGATGGCTTCAACTACCACACGGGAGGAGCCGGAATCCTGCTCAGCCTGCCCCTGGTGCGCCTCGTCGTCGAGCGCTGCAGTTGTCCGAGTGACAATGCTCCGGACGACATGATCCTGGGCTACTGCCTGCAGGCGCTGGGCGTAGCGGCGGTACCAGTTGCCGGAATGCATCAGGCCCGGCCGCAGGACTATGCGTGCGAactgctgcagctgcagccACCAGTGTCCTTTCATAAATTCTGGAACATGGAGCCGGAGCAGACCTACCGACAATGGCTACACGGTGGCAGTAGTGGTGGCAATAGAAGTGCTCCGCTTGGGGTGGCCAAGCCACGGCTTCATCCCAACGACGCTGCTCAGCTGCTCCTGCCTGGAGGCGGCGAGATGTATCCTCTGGATTCGCATGACAAGCATTTGGATCTCTAG